The genomic region TGGGTCCAGAGGTAGTCGTCGGCGGCCGTCATGCCGGACAGTGTGGCGGTCTCCGGGGCGAGGCAAGCTGTTGACGGCGTCACGCAAAGGCTGGCCGCAGGGGGTCGCGAAAACGCGTTGCGGGGGTCGGCGGGAGGACGGAAGACTGCCGGGAATGGTCGAGAACGTGGGTGCCGACGGCCGGGCCGGGATCGATGCCGGACTGGTGAAGCGGCTGGTCAAGGCGCAGTTTCCGCAGTGGGCCGAGCTGCCGGTGGAACCGGTGAAGGTCGACGGGTGGGACAACCGCACGTACCGGCTGGGCGACGGGATGACGGTCCGGCTGCCGACCGCGGCGGCGTACGCGCCCGCGGTGGCCAAGGAGAACGAGTGGTTGCCGCGGCTCGCACCCCAGCTGCCGGTCGCGGTGCCGGAGGTGCTCGGCCGGGGAGTTCCGGGTGAGGGCTACGGGTTCGACTGGTCGATCCGCCGGTGGTTGCCGGGTGAGACGGCCGCTCCGGAGCGGATCGACGACCTGGCGGCGTTCGCGGTCTCGGTCGCCGAGTTCGTCCTCGCGCTGCAACGCTGTGACGCGACCGGCGGACCCGTGGCCGCAGCGCACAGCTTCTACCGGGGCGCACCACCGGCGTACTACGACGACGAAACCCGGCGGGCGCTGGTCGCGCTCGACGGCCGGGTCGACACCGCTGCGGCCACCGAGGTCTGGGAGGCCGCGCTGGCGAGCACCTGGGACGGGCCGCCGACGTGGTTCCACGGCGATATCGCCGGCGGCAACCTCCTGGTGGAGAACGGCCGGCTGTCCGCGGTGATCGACTTCGGCACCTCCGGCGTCGGCGATCCGGCCTGCGACCTGGTCATCGCCTGGACCCTCTTGTCCGGCGAGAGCCGTGCGGCGTTCCGGCGTACGGTCGCCCAGGACGCCGGCACGTGGTCCCGCGCCCGCGGCTGGGCCCTCTGGAAGGCCCTGATCGTGCTGGCCGAAACCATCGACACCGACCCGCAAACCGCCGGCAGCTTCCGCCGGGTCATCGACGAGGTCCTCGCCGACCACCAGACGCCCACCGCCTGAACCCCCACGCGCCGGCTCGCCCGTGGGAAGCCGGCGCGTGCAGTTGCTCAGCGAAGGGTGTTGAACGAGTCCCTGAGGATCTCGATCGCCTCCGTGGTCTCCGGCTCGGTGAGCGTCATCGGCGGCGCCATCCGCAGCACGTTGCCGTAGAGACCGCCCTTGCCGATCAGCAGGCCGCGGTTCTTCGCCTCCTGCTGCAGCTTCGCCGTGGTCGCCGCGTCCGGCACGCGGTCGTCGGGGCGCACGATCTCCGCCGCCAGCATCAACCCCTTGCCCCGCACGTCCCCCAGCTCGGGGAACTCGTCGGCGATGCCCCGCAGCCCGTCGGCGAGCTGCGCACCGCGCTTGGCCGCGTTCGCCTGCAGGTCCTTGTCGAGCAGGTACTCGAGCGTCGCCTTCGCCGCGGTGGTGGCGATCGGGTTGCCGCCGAAGGTCGACAGCGAGTTGGCGCTCAGGCTGTCCATCATCGCCGGCGTCGCCACCACCCCACCGATCGCGAACCCGTTGCCGAGCCCCTTGGCGAACGTCATCGCGTCGGGTACGACGTCGTGCGCCTGGATACCCCAGAAGTGCTCGCCGGTCCGCCCCCACCCGGTCTGGACCTCGTCGGAGATCAGCAGGATGCCGTACTCGTCGAGCACCTCCTTGAACGCCGCGAACAACCCGTCCGGCGGCGAGGCGAACCCGCCGACCCCCTGGATCGGCTCGGCGATCAGGCAGGCCACGTCCCCGGAGGTGGTGGTGTCGATCACGGTCCGCAGGTCCTCGACGCAGACCTTGATGTACTCGGCGTCCGGCAGGTCGCGGAACGGGCTGCGGTAGCGGTACGCGCCCTGCACGTACTGCACGTTGACCGGGCTCAGGCTGCTCGCGGACCAGCCGCGGTGACCGGTGATCGCGATCGTGCCGAAGCTGCGGCCGTGGTACGAGTTGCGCATCGCGAGCACCTGGTTCGACCGGCGCTGCTGGGTGGCGAGCAGCAGCGCCGCCTCGTTCGCCTCGGTGCCGGAGTTGGTGAAGAAGACCTTGGCCTCCTTGATCCCGGACAGCTCGGCGATCCTCTCGGCCAGCTCGATCTGCCGCCGGATCAGGTACACGGTCGAGGTGTGCGCGACCCCGGTGGCCAGCTGCTCGCGGACCGCGTCGGAGATCTCCGCCACGTCGTACCCGATCGCGTTGGTCAGGATGCCGGCGAAGAAGTCGAGGTACTGGTTGCCCTCGCCGTCGGTGACCCGGCGGCCGGACCCGCTGACGATCTCGATCGGCTCCTCGTAGTACAGGGCCAACCAGTCCGGCATCACGGCCCGGTGACGCTCCCACAGCTCCGCATGTGTCATGTCCTAGCAATACCGCATCTCGGTGCTGACTGACAGCCCTCTGCTATTAAGGTGCTCGGGTGACCCAGCCGAGCATCCCGCACGTGGACATCGAGTCCCTCGCCCGTTTCGACGAGATCCTGGCCGCGGGAGCGACCTCGATGGCGGGCTGGCGGGTCCAGTCCGTCGACCTGTCCGGGCGGACGGCGGCCCTGCTCGGGCTGGCCCCGACGGGCTCGCTGTTCCTCGGCTGCACGCTGGCGGAACCGGCCGCGGCCTGGATCCGCGACGGCGGCGGCCTGATCTTCCCGACCATTCCCGAACTGCCGTTCGACCCGTACCGCGGCAGCCTGTACGACGCCGAGGAGCTGTACGCCGGCCTCGACGCGGGCTACGACGCGACGCCGGACGCGCAGATCTACGCCTGGTCGCGGCAGCACGACGAGAAGGGCGACACCGGCCGGACCCTGGCGGCCGCGCTGCACGACCACTCGATCGCCGACGCGCTGCACGAACTGCCCGATGGCCGGCCCTGGATCGGCGTGATGGGCGGGCACGGGATCCAGCGCGGCAACCCGACGTACCGGGCGGCGGTGGAGCTCGGCCGCAGCCTGGCCCGCAACGGCCTGACCGTGGCGACCGGCGGCGGACCCGGGGCGATGGAGGCCGCCAACCTCGGTGCCACGCTCGCGGCGTACGACGCGGCCGCTGTCGACACGGCGCTCACCGCCCTCGCCGCCGTGCCGTCGTTCCGCCCGTCGATCGGCGCCTGGGCCGCGGCCGGCCTGGCGGTGCGCCGCGAGTTCCCCGGCGACGGCGGCGTCTCGATCCCGACCTGGTTCTACGGCCACGAGCCGCCGAACGTCTTCGCCTCGTCGATCGCGAAGTACTTCTCCAACGCCCAGCGCGAGGACGTCCTGCTCGGCCGGGCCCGCGGCGGCATCATCTACCTGCCTGGTGCCGCCGGCACGGTCCAGGAGATCTTCCAGGCCGTCACCCCGAACTACTACGGCGACGTCGCGACCCAGGTGCCGATGATCCTGGTCGGAGTGGAGTACTGGTCGGTGACGCTTCCGGTCTGGCCCTTGCTCCAGACCCTCGCCGCCAACCGTCCGATGGCCGCCTCGGTCCGCCTGGTCGACACCATCGAAGAGGCCGCCCGACTGGTGAGCTAGGCGGCCGCAAGCGTCGGGTGCAGGTCAGATCACGCGCTCAGGGGTGAACTGCATCCGCGGGTTCGCATACGCGTCCTGCGACTCGACGAGCTGCAGCTCGCGCTCACCCGACTCGTGGGTGCGGGTGAGCAGATCGAAGACGCTCGACGTGGTCCGGGCGAGCG from Kribbella flavida DSM 17836 harbors:
- a CDS encoding LOG family protein encodes the protein MTQPSIPHVDIESLARFDEILAAGATSMAGWRVQSVDLSGRTAALLGLAPTGSLFLGCTLAEPAAAWIRDGGGLIFPTIPELPFDPYRGSLYDAEELYAGLDAGYDATPDAQIYAWSRQHDEKGDTGRTLAAALHDHSIADALHELPDGRPWIGVMGGHGIQRGNPTYRAAVELGRSLARNGLTVATGGGPGAMEAANLGATLAAYDAAAVDTALTALAAVPSFRPSIGAWAAAGLAVRREFPGDGGVSIPTWFYGHEPPNVFASSIAKYFSNAQREDVLLGRARGGIIYLPGAAGTVQEIFQAVTPNYYGDVATQVPMILVGVEYWSVTLPVWPLLQTLAANRPMAASVRLVDTIEEAARLVS
- a CDS encoding aminoglycoside phosphotransferase family protein, translated to MVENVGADGRAGIDAGLVKRLVKAQFPQWAELPVEPVKVDGWDNRTYRLGDGMTVRLPTAAAYAPAVAKENEWLPRLAPQLPVAVPEVLGRGVPGEGYGFDWSIRRWLPGETAAPERIDDLAAFAVSVAEFVLALQRCDATGGPVAAAHSFYRGAPPAYYDDETRRALVALDGRVDTAAATEVWEAALASTWDGPPTWFHGDIAGGNLLVENGRLSAVIDFGTSGVGDPACDLVIAWTLLSGESRAAFRRTVAQDAGTWSRARGWALWKALIVLAETIDTDPQTAGSFRRVIDEVLADHQTPTA
- a CDS encoding aspartate aminotransferase family protein; this translates as MTHAELWERHRAVMPDWLALYYEEPIEIVSGSGRRVTDGEGNQYLDFFAGILTNAIGYDVAEISDAVREQLATGVAHTSTVYLIRRQIELAERIAELSGIKEAKVFFTNSGTEANEAALLLATQQRRSNQVLAMRNSYHGRSFGTIAITGHRGWSASSLSPVNVQYVQGAYRYRSPFRDLPDAEYIKVCVEDLRTVIDTTTSGDVACLIAEPIQGVGGFASPPDGLFAAFKEVLDEYGILLISDEVQTGWGRTGEHFWGIQAHDVVPDAMTFAKGLGNGFAIGGVVATPAMMDSLSANSLSTFGGNPIATTAAKATLEYLLDKDLQANAAKRGAQLADGLRGIADEFPELGDVRGKGLMLAAEIVRPDDRVPDAATTAKLQQEAKNRGLLIGKGGLYGNVLRMAPPMTLTEPETTEAIEILRDSFNTLR